aaatatatatatatatatatatatatatatatatatatatatatatataatatgtatataataatttaattattattttaaaattatttttattataattaaaatgctatatcataatattaatgttatGTATAccaaagaaaaaatatatatataaataaatatatatatatatatatatatttatatattttgataagtTTATAAGTACGATGAAAGGAAGGAATAATAATCATGAGAAGAATATAGAGAATgagaaagaaatatataacgTGAAAGAAGATCAAAATGTAAAGGatagtaatgataatatgaagaATGATGAATTTATTTTACATCATGAcaatttaaaagatatagaaaatatgaataaacaaaatgaaaattatattaaatgtacaaataaaattgaaAGTCATACAAATAatcacaataataataataatgataatggaTTTTATAGAGATCATAAAAGGTTAGCTTCTTCATATGATTATGAAACATCAGAAGTAGTAGATACATATGAAGAAGGAAGCAATAAGTGCTACCAACCATctaacaatataaataataatttaatgttAAAACAAagttatatgaataatacaaatgaagaatattataaaacagATAGTCTACAAAATACTCCATATTGTCAACTGGAATATATTAACAACATAAATGaaccatataataatataaataatgaatgtttacaaaataatataaataaaacggGGGATATAACTAATCATATAATAGTACAAGAAGAAAgagaaatagaaaatatagaaacagaagataatgataatgttattaataaagaacaaaatataaaaagagaagattcagaaaagaaaaatgaaatggGTTATATAAAGGatgaaacaaataatattttttcaagtGATCAGATTAATTATGTAATaagtgatgaaaaaaatgatctCTCATCAAGTGATCACAATAAGTATGTAACAAGTGACGAAAAAAATGATCTCTCATCAAGTGATCACAATAAGTATGTAACAAGTGACGAAAAAAATGATCTATCATCAAACGATTTGAATAATTCCTTAAGAAGTGACGAAAAAAATGATCTGTCATCAAGTGATCACAATAAGTATGTAACAAGTGACGAAAAAAATGATCTATCATCAAGCGATTTGAATAATTCCTTAAGAAATGACGAAAAAAATGATCTATCATCAAGCGATTTGAATAATTCCTTAAAAAGTGACGAAAAAAATGAACTATCATCAAACGATCCGAATAATTCCTTAAAAAGtgacaaaaatatttatatttctacaAACGATAAGAATAATCCTATACGGTgtgataaaattaattatatttcatcTAATGATAAGAATAATCAAGTAAGatgtgataaaaaaatatatatttcatctaATGATAGTCAAAGTGATTCCTTACCAAAGAAATCGATACGAAATAATGTTGaagaatttataaaaagaaaacttatggaaaatgaagatatggcaaataaatttaatgtgTTTCATATAGGTATAAACAAAATCGAAGCCCTTAAGGATTTATATAGagaatgtaaaaataattttaataaaagccttagagaaaaaataaataaattacatgaattaagaaaatattataatgaaggTATATTTGAAAGGAATATAAGTGTTGATTATATTACCAATgcagaaaaattaaatgctataaaaaaagaaagattgtcaagattatttttatatattgaagaTATACATAAAGTAAAACAAGCATTAAAAGCAAAACAACATAATGATTTAGAATTAGAacatgatgaaaaaaaagaatatttttatgatgcTTATGAAGATATAGAagatttctttatattcgATCATGCACTTTCTtgtttaaataatgatgttGAAACAATTTTTACAGAATGTGaaaattcttctttttttcgAGAAGATTCAAGTATTGATAATTTCTTAGATGAAGTAAGTAGTAAAGCAGATGAAGATTATAATAGgttaaatatatttgcaagattttctttaaaaaattattacttctttgatataaataaaaacttaTGTTCCATTTATGCATGTACACCTatgattattaaaaaatttgcagaaaaaattaattcttataatataacaaaaaatgaaaaagacataaataatgataatgataatctcgaaaaaaatgatttagATTTTACTATTGATTCAAACAATAATGAAAAACGTAATATATATGCCAGTTGTGGACTTGAGAGTAATCATAATTTAGATGCATACGTACAATTTCATTGTGATAAGTGGCAAGAAAATATGTATGATGTTGTTGAAGTTAATAGTCTTGAATTAGATTTTAATAGattaaaatgtaatataatgTAATTCGTGTTATATCTGTATATTCTTACATGTCTTAATATGACATATTAggaattaaaataaattattataatataatataatataatataatatttttaagttaattattatttatttaatttttgtgtTTATAcctaattatttatttatttatttatttatttatttatttatttttattttattttattattttttttgtgtttaatttttaaataataaaaagaatttaaaatattcacaTTTTTGAatgtataaatttattttttgtattttcttgtttttgttttttaagaatgaatatatatgtaaattaaaagaaaaataaatatgtatatatatatatatatatatatatctacaaatgaattatatatatatatatatatatatatataacttttgCAAAagatatatgcatatatattcatCTATGTATacgtatattttttttttcttttgtttttatgattcattatatatttaagcgtatatacattatataatatacatatataatgtattcatttattattcataaaaaaaatgtgtataATCTCATTTCAATgttatgtattattaatgttgtcattataataataataattattattattattctaattaattattttgtgtTTTGTGTTTTTatcctttatattttaattattataatgactTTTATAAAgtgttttaaatatacaaatataaaataaaaaaaaaaaaaaaaaatgttttgtTCAATAGAATGATAAACTTTGATAAAATGGAATGTGACAACCATATTTGTtctatatagaaaatataattaaaaacaaacttttttttaacaatataataagaGTTTAATAACAAATTAGTAGGTTAATTAtgtgtataaaaatattaattagaACTCCCTTTTAATAAAAGGGGttcaatgaaaaaaaagaaaaaaaaaaaaaagaaatgtatatgtatatatatatatatatatataataattaacaaaataggaaacatattttttaaatttccatttaaataaaaaaatacaagataaatattataattatgccaaatgtgtataatatatatatatatttatggcgagagtattattataaatttcaaaatcattatataatgaacaaaaagaaacgaaaaaaaataaaacatttatttaAACAGGGTAACCTAAGGAGTAAAAAtgacatatgtatataaatatatatatatatatatatatatatatatatatatatatatatatatttatttatttacttcCATTTGTCTTTCCTTTCTTAGAATATTTTTCTACAATCTGTTTTCCATAAGGGTCATCATAAGTCAATGTTTTTAAGTAATGTACAATATCAACCCTTTCTTGCAAATTCGATAAACCCTTAAAATTCATACCAATATGTGACTCAACAAATTGTTGTGGATTTTTCATATACTTAAGTAAATTCACATCATTCCATATTATTCCTGATGTATATAAATCTGGAGATGTTTGAAAAGGTGAATTACCTTTACTCATTCCTGCTGttctattatatacattaaataATGTAGGTCCCCAACTGGTAAATCCTGAATTTGTCTGACTATTATCAGGTGCTATCGAATGACATTGCTTACAAtgctttttaaataatttctcTCCTCTTACTTTATCACCTGGAGGTAATACGAAATCATCCGGAAATTCATCATCTAACttgcctttttttttataaccacctatattcattatgttcttctttactattattatcaaataacaaacatataaaatataatttatacatatatatatatatatatatatatatatatatataattgctaattttattttttgttaactagctatatatatatattttttttttttatcaactagctatttttttttttttttttccttaacATATTGATAtgtctctttttttttttttttttttttttttttttattatttgaattgtaacattataaatttatatctatatatatatatatatatatatatatatatatatatatacatatatgttgtTAAATTgatcatatttaaaaataaatttaattctCCCTAatgatacaaaaaaataattacatatatatatatttttaatgggtaagaatattttaaaatgtcattaaaaaattttcattttatatacatattaatttcttttgaGCATCTATAGATTTTATTCCTTTctcaatataaaaagaatgatTACATAAATGCTTTTGAATATGTTAGGGGACAccaatttaatttaaaaaatatatttttttcttatatgttactacataaatacatatatatatatatatatatatataataaaagtagaattctttttatttttatttttatttttttttgtaaaacaATTTAATGACGATAAAATTTTCTCGccataatatgaataattcaaaatgaacaattaaaaaaaaaaaataataaatgataaatatgtattatttcttcaaacttatataaagattattcatttatattatttctaatattctacgttatgtatatattataaagaaataatcctttattaataaagatatgttttaggaattatatttaaaataaaaatagaacgtaaaaaaaattatcacatactttttgttttatgaatatgtatttttttttttttttttttttcttaagaaatatttataattattatttcttaaatattataaggtAGGGAATCttttatgaattattataaaaataaaatgtattaatatatgattgataaaaaaaaaaaaaaaaaaaaaaaaaaatgacacACCTATaccattttatatattcttattttggATTTTTGAACcgttatataataatttaaaattcgGATATAATCTTTTATATGGATAAAAGGagaatatgaattatattatattatacatatatatatatatatatatatatatatatatatatatatatatatatatatctcagaatgataaaacatatttatatattcaccAGCTAATTTTctacaaaattaaaatatatcagcaacaacaataaatatgaaaaatataatgtttcTCTttgtatttaattatttatacaaaaaaatatatgattaatataatattaaatataggattaaaataattattacacAGATGGAAAATATGGTTTTCTTATGAAAAGGTGTTTTATATTAAccctaaaaataataagaatatatttttttcaattcaTTTTAACTACACACGAATACATTTCAggaatgaaatatatatatattatatatgtatatctttatttttattattttatattatatatatatatatatatatatatatatatatattttttatgtttttttttaaaaaaaaaaggatttatatataaattagaatgatatttttatttcataaaatacataaaaaaataaaataataataaaatttataagttCCTAATTTTCATAtggatattatataaataaatatataaatgtataaatatttttatataactaataaaaaaattgtacttttttcttcattggaaaaatgtaaaatagatatatattttctgataaaccaaaaaatatatttaaaggaaaataaaagcACCTATTGTAGATGTTTCTTTctctcttattttttttttctttttttctggATACATAAAGTagttaaattaaaataaaaatataattatttttatataaccatatatatatatataatatatattatatataatatatatattatatgtataatatatatttattattataaaaacaccatgtttttttttcttattatatataattaaaatccTACATGCCTTTTAGAGAAGGTtccataaataatttaaaatataaatgttatacataaaaaattattaattacaTTAAATTTCTAATTTCAATATTAtagtgtatatataatatatatattatatatatatatataaacaaaataatagaTTTGAGTagggaaaaataaaaaagaagaaaaaaaaaaaatatatagatatttccacatgaaacatatataaaaggttatttatattatataatgatagtatatagtttattttaattatcgtaatttatataaataataagttatatatgtaatatataacttatatattatatattatatatataatatatatatgttatatctatatattaaatgaatagAAGAAAGGttgatattttatataataaatatactaacgaggattttattatataaatattaatataataattaatatttttttatattaaaattatttcattaatatatatatattatatatataatatatatatataaactaacattgattttaatatatattttaatatataatatgtataataacatatatttgttGTAATGATTTATGTAAAgagaaaaattttttttacatgttatatgaaaatttttaatatatataaaatatatatatataatatatatatatttaataataaaaaaaaaaaaacaagatcaaagtagaagaaaaaaaaaatatatatataaataataaataaatatataaaaaaaaaaaataataataataaattatttttattgatataacaatacaataattatatataataatatatatataaatattataatatatattaaaataacaataaaattatatattttatatatatataaatttatttttataattatatataataataacatatatatatttatatatatatatagaaatacataaggtaaatattaattatataggATATTgcgataaagaaaaaaaaatatatatatatatatatattttatatatcatataataataacgtatttataaaatatattatttttatatatataataaggtataatatattatacgggttttatttattttatttacatagaaaagaataaatttcataaatatatgttatatatatatatataatatatatgtaaaaacaAACCCCCTAatttgagaaaaaaaaaaaaaaagaagaaattaaaaataactCTATTTTTTTGCATGCTGACGCTATAAGtttttaagaaataaaaaaaaaaataagttacgatatatatgatataatatgtatactttatgatattgttatataaataaatttgctatatataatatatatatgtatatattttttttttttttttttttgctgaGTGGATTTTAATAGgctttattatttcattacaTAGTATGCACAtgttgatataatatatatattatatatatatatgtataattaaaataatatatatatatatatatatattatatattttatatttttatttttatttatttatttattaatttttatatatattttttatatatattacaaaatgaaattaaGGAAAGGCTGTgcctataaatatataattttcacaGTGTTAATTTTAGCGAATATtctttatgataataaaaaaaggtgcatgattaaaaaaaatttacgtATTAGTTCATGCGGTATAATAAGTCGCTTGCTAAAATCTAATTCAAATTATAAtagttttaataaaaattataatttcacGTCTGCTATATCAGAATTACAATTTTCCAATTTTTGGAATTTAG
This region of Plasmodium sp. gorilla clade G2 genome assembly, chromosome: 13 genomic DNA includes:
- a CDS encoding cytochrome c2 precursor, putative, with product MNIGGYKKKGKLDDEFPDDFVLPPGDKVRGEKLFKKHCKQCHSIAPDNSQTNSGFTSWGPTLFNVYNRTAGMSKGNSPFQTSPDLYTSGIIWNDVNLLKYMKNPQQFVESHIGMNFKGLSNLQERVDIVHYLKTLTYDDPYGKQIVEKYSKKGKTNGSK